The Microbacterium horticulturae genome has a window encoding:
- a CDS encoding OsmC family peroxiredoxin produces the protein MFTVENFDDGSDMSIAVRNATTTWDGALASGTGTFGSTSSGALDDQEVTWVSRTEAPGGKTSPEELLAAAHSSCFSMALALTLGEHKITPTRLVVSAEVHLDPVEGVPTITTSNISVHGTVPGVDAAAFADLVDEAAKLCPVSRLFAGATISVDAHLDE, from the coding sequence GTGTTCACTGTGGAAAACTTCGACGATGGGAGCGATATGAGCATCGCGGTACGCAATGCGACGACGACGTGGGACGGGGCGCTCGCCTCGGGCACCGGAACGTTCGGTTCGACCAGCAGCGGCGCGCTCGACGACCAGGAGGTCACCTGGGTCTCGCGCACCGAGGCGCCCGGCGGAAAGACGAGCCCCGAAGAGCTGCTCGCCGCCGCCCACTCCTCCTGCTTCTCCATGGCCCTCGCGCTCACACTCGGCGAGCACAAGATCACGCCGACCCGCCTGGTCGTCAGCGCCGAGGTGCATCTCGACCCGGTCGAGGGCGTGCCGACCATCACGACCTCGAACATCAGCGTGCACGGAACCGTGCCGGGTGTGGATGCCGCAGCCTTCGCCGACCTCGTCGACGAAGCCGCGAAGCTCTGCCCCGTGTCGCGGCTGTTCGCCGGCGCGACGATCTCGGTCGACGCGCACCTCGACGAGTGA
- a CDS encoding DUF2809 domain-containing protein, producing MTSHPQIVVRRRLTALILLLCAIAAGLGIHYGMPPGTLSDISGDVLYAVVAYLAVVIVAPRLRPLAVGATAAGWCVAVELFQLTGVPLAAGAVFPPIMLVLGTGFDPRDIALYVGTAAVLTAVDALASRWLSSHSRRDRRGRRRARRRGRGIPHPLPSRRTRGEPRMTVLSLHDVTFRRNGRLILDDISFEVAAGEHWALLGPNGAGKSTILSMCGASAHPTSGAVEVLGSRLGRVDLQELRRRIGHVNPRHPVRSPMTVEEVVLTGFTGTIDTPLRWEPTAAQLEAAHARIAQVGLAERRDAVWPTMSQGERGRALIARALAPEPRLLLLDEPTTGLDVAAREQLLETVDHLSVELPELASVLVTHHLEELPESTSHALLIGRGRIVASGPIHETVTTETVSRAFEHPIGVAHHDGRWSARALRAASVAPGR from the coding sequence GTGACTTCGCACCCACAGATCGTCGTGCGCCGACGCCTCACCGCGCTCATCCTCCTGCTCTGCGCGATCGCGGCGGGACTCGGCATCCACTACGGGATGCCGCCCGGCACGCTCTCCGACATCTCCGGCGACGTGCTCTACGCGGTCGTCGCCTACCTGGCCGTGGTGATCGTCGCACCGCGCCTACGCCCGCTCGCGGTGGGAGCCACCGCCGCAGGTTGGTGCGTGGCCGTCGAGCTCTTTCAGCTCACCGGCGTGCCCCTCGCCGCGGGCGCCGTGTTCCCACCGATCATGCTCGTGCTCGGCACGGGCTTCGACCCCCGCGATATCGCGCTCTACGTCGGCACCGCCGCGGTGCTCACGGCGGTCGACGCGCTAGCCTCGCGCTGGCTGAGCTCCCACTCCCGGCGGGATCGTCGAGGCCGTCGCCGCGCGCGACGCCGCGGCCGCGGCATCCCGCACCCGCTCCCATCTCGCCGAACTCGCGGAGAACCTCGCATGACCGTCCTGTCGCTGCACGATGTGACCTTCCGGCGCAACGGGCGGCTCATTCTCGACGACATCTCGTTCGAGGTCGCCGCGGGCGAGCACTGGGCGCTGCTGGGCCCGAACGGCGCCGGCAAGAGCACGATCCTCAGCATGTGCGGCGCGAGTGCGCACCCGACCAGCGGCGCCGTCGAGGTGCTCGGCAGCAGGCTCGGGCGCGTCGACCTGCAAGAGCTGCGACGGCGCATCGGGCACGTGAACCCGCGGCATCCCGTCCGCTCGCCCATGACCGTCGAAGAGGTCGTGCTCACCGGGTTCACCGGCACGATCGACACGCCGCTGCGGTGGGAGCCCACGGCCGCCCAGCTCGAGGCGGCACACGCGCGCATCGCCCAGGTGGGGCTGGCCGAGCGGCGCGACGCGGTGTGGCCGACGATGTCGCAGGGCGAGCGCGGACGGGCCCTCATCGCGCGGGCGCTCGCGCCCGAGCCACGGTTGCTGCTTCTCGACGAGCCGACGACGGGGCTGGATGTCGCGGCCCGCGAGCAGCTGCTCGAGACCGTCGACCATCTCTCGGTGGAACTGCCCGAACTCGCCTCGGTGCTTGTAACGCACCACCTCGAGGAGCTGCCCGAGAGCACCTCGCACGCCCTGCTCATCGGACGCGGTCGGATCGTGGCATCCGGCCCCATCCACGAGACCGTCACGACCGAGACCGTGAGCCGCGCGTTCGAGCACCCCATCGGCGTCGCGCACCACGACGGTCGCTGGAGCGCCCGCGCCCTGCGCGCGGCATCGGTGGCTCCCGGCCGGTGA
- a CDS encoding aldo/keto reductase, with amino-acid sequence MRHNPLSRTGRDVSAIGLGTWQLGADWGAVAEDDALAVLSASVDHGVTLFDTADVYGDGRSESLIGQFLAARAGHGLTVATKMGRRVDQVPENYTPENFRAWTDRSRRNLGVDTLDLVQLHCPPTAVVENDATYEALDALVADGAIAAYGVSVETCAQALAVIAHPGVTNVQIIFNPFRLKPLDEVLPAAQAAGVAIFARVPLASGLLSGKYTEKTTFAADDHRSFNRHGEAFDRGETFSGVDYETGLDAARELAAALPDGVSLPAASLAWIASRPGVTTVIPGARNVAQATANAEAGALLDGGLDLDAFDAVVHDVYDRRLRADIHPLW; translated from the coding sequence ATGCGACACAACCCGCTTTCCCGCACCGGCCGTGACGTCTCCGCCATCGGGCTCGGCACCTGGCAACTGGGTGCCGACTGGGGAGCGGTGGCCGAAGATGACGCGCTCGCGGTGCTGTCGGCATCCGTCGACCACGGCGTGACCCTGTTCGACACGGCCGACGTCTACGGCGACGGGCGCTCGGAGTCGCTCATCGGGCAGTTCCTCGCCGCACGAGCGGGCCACGGCCTCACGGTCGCGACGAAGATGGGCCGCCGTGTCGACCAGGTGCCCGAGAACTACACGCCCGAGAACTTCCGCGCATGGACCGACCGCAGCCGCCGCAACCTCGGCGTCGACACGCTCGACCTCGTGCAGCTGCACTGCCCGCCCACGGCGGTCGTCGAGAACGACGCGACGTATGAGGCGCTCGATGCGCTGGTGGCCGACGGTGCCATCGCCGCCTACGGCGTCTCGGTCGAGACCTGCGCGCAGGCGCTCGCGGTCATCGCGCACCCCGGTGTGACGAACGTGCAGATCATCTTCAACCCGTTCCGTCTGAAGCCGCTCGACGAGGTGCTGCCCGCGGCGCAGGCAGCAGGCGTCGCGATCTTCGCGCGGGTGCCGCTGGCCTCGGGCTTGCTCAGCGGCAAGTACACGGAGAAGACGACGTTCGCCGCCGACGACCACCGCAGCTTCAACCGGCACGGCGAGGCGTTCGACCGCGGCGAGACGTTCTCGGGCGTCGACTATGAGACGGGGCTGGATGCCGCGCGCGAACTCGCCGCGGCATTGCCCGACGGGGTGAGTCTGCCGGCGGCATCCCTCGCCTGGATCGCCTCGCGCCCCGGAGTGACGACGGTGATCCCCGGCGCGCGCAACGTCGCGCAGGCGACCGCGAACGCCGAGGCCGGCGCGCTGCTCGACGGCGGGCTCGACCTCGATGCGTTCGACGCGGTGGTGCACGACGTGTACGACCGGCGCCTGCGCGCCGACATCCACCCGCTGTGGTGA
- a CDS encoding TetR family transcriptional regulator: MALTRDAVVDAALALLDADGLDAVTMRALARRAGVTASTLYWHVRDKEDLQVVLADRIMAPALRALPQIAPATNDRQWLFAASTALRDALRAHRDGARVVAGSRDSLGRAEFSDAAMAALVARGVPLADARIRVLAAERFTVGYVLDEQAPTPTAAPPDLAELERRMPTATQAIREYFAAGRTAEDVFIDTLRSVVGMDRG, encoded by the coding sequence GTGGCACTGACGCGGGATGCCGTGGTGGACGCGGCTCTCGCGCTCCTCGACGCCGATGGGCTCGACGCGGTGACCATGCGCGCCCTGGCCCGGCGTGCGGGCGTGACGGCCTCCACGCTGTACTGGCATGTCCGCGACAAGGAGGATCTCCAGGTCGTGCTGGCCGACCGCATCATGGCGCCGGCGCTACGTGCCCTTCCCCAGATAGCACCGGCGACGAACGACCGGCAGTGGCTGTTCGCGGCATCCACCGCCCTTCGCGACGCCCTGCGCGCGCACCGCGACGGCGCGCGCGTCGTAGCCGGTTCGCGCGACTCGCTCGGTCGCGCCGAGTTCTCCGACGCGGCCATGGCCGCACTCGTCGCGCGTGGCGTGCCCCTCGCCGACGCCCGCATTCGCGTGCTCGCCGCCGAGCGCTTCACCGTGGGATACGTGCTAGACGAACAGGCTCCGACCCCGACCGCTGCGCCGCCCGACCTCGCCGAACTCGAACGGCGTATGCCGACAGCGACCCAGGCGATCCGCGAGTACTTCGCCGCCGGGCGCACCGCCGAAGATGTCTTCATCGATACGCTGCGCAGCGTGGTGGGAATGGATCGCGGCTGA
- a CDS encoding quinone oxidoreductase family protein: MKAAVVDHRGGVPEYRDVDDPNPVEGQALLRVEAVPVENVDRAIVAGTHYTAAPFQAALPAVPCFDGVGRTADGTLVGFGGIEPPHGALAEYVVVPEGHWAPIPDGIEPSTAATLATAITGMSMKTAAGLQPGETVLVQGATGVAGRLAVQIARLLGAGRIVATGRDAAALASLADLGADAVIDTSVSDDDLVRAYRDAAGDGYDVVVDFLWGRPTRMLCEALIPETFAIGKPVRLVQVGEAAGDAFELPARAVRTSGLEIYGAARNLMAGMADAYAQVVEWVRSGELVIDVTTMPLSRIAEAWQRTDLRGSRLVIVPD; this comes from the coding sequence ATGAAGGCAGCAGTCGTCGATCACCGCGGGGGAGTTCCCGAGTACCGCGACGTGGATGATCCGAACCCGGTCGAGGGTCAGGCCCTGCTGCGCGTCGAGGCGGTGCCTGTCGAGAACGTCGACCGCGCGATCGTCGCGGGCACGCACTACACGGCCGCACCGTTCCAGGCCGCGTTGCCCGCCGTGCCGTGTTTCGACGGCGTCGGGCGTACCGCCGACGGCACGCTCGTCGGCTTCGGTGGGATCGAGCCGCCGCACGGTGCACTCGCCGAGTACGTCGTCGTGCCCGAGGGGCACTGGGCGCCGATTCCCGACGGCATCGAGCCGTCGACGGCGGCAACGCTCGCTACCGCGATCACCGGGATGAGCATGAAGACCGCGGCCGGCCTGCAGCCGGGTGAGACGGTGCTCGTACAGGGAGCCACCGGCGTCGCCGGTCGCCTCGCCGTGCAGATCGCACGGCTTCTCGGCGCGGGGCGCATCGTGGCGACGGGGCGGGATGCCGCGGCCCTGGCTTCCCTCGCCGACCTCGGTGCCGACGCGGTCATCGACACGAGCGTGTCTGACGATGATCTCGTCCGCGCGTACCGCGATGCGGCGGGCGACGGCTACGACGTCGTCGTCGACTTTCTCTGGGGGCGTCCGACGCGCATGCTCTGCGAGGCGCTCATCCCCGAGACGTTCGCTATCGGCAAGCCCGTGCGGCTCGTGCAGGTGGGCGAAGCGGCCGGTGACGCGTTCGAGCTGCCTGCGCGGGCGGTGCGCACTTCGGGGCTGGAGATCTACGGAGCCGCGCGCAACCTGATGGCGGGCATGGCCGACGCGTACGCGCAGGTCGTGGAGTGGGTGCGCAGCGGCGAACTCGTCATAGATGTCACGACCATGCCACTGAGCCGAATCGCCGAGGCCTGGCAGCGCACCGACCTGCGCGGCTCACGCCTCGTGATCGTGCCTGACTGA
- a CDS encoding serine hydrolase domain-containing protein yields the protein MRETELDTAVDAAVEAGAPLVIAGVTDAAATQYLHATGATTDTVIALYSATKAFTATAALQCVEDGLIDLDAPAREYVPEIAALQVLEDLGDDGTVRTRPPTRDITPRMLLLHTSGLAYDMFDKRYAVLGRERMRHPSSTPLWDSIQTPLLHDPGERWTYGTSMDWMGLIIAAVRGQRLEDVFAERIYAPCGMTSTSFDVTAEMRSRLSPVYRHQRDGSVVATKVSPPDTPELDMGGQGLFSTVPDLLALLRVWLGDGSAPGGRVLHPETLAWATQGAPGVVVTPLPSAIPALTREADFFPGARKSWAYSFLRNDDDVPGGRRAGSLTWAGLANVFYWIDRTSGVAAVWATQLLPFFDPIAEEGVAAFERGVYSE from the coding sequence GTGCGTGAAACCGAACTCGACACCGCCGTCGACGCAGCCGTCGAGGCGGGCGCTCCCCTCGTCATCGCCGGCGTCACAGATGCCGCGGCGACGCAATACCTGCACGCCACCGGCGCCACCACCGACACGGTGATCGCGCTTTACTCGGCTACCAAGGCGTTCACCGCGACCGCTGCGCTGCAATGCGTCGAAGACGGACTGATCGACCTCGATGCGCCCGCGCGCGAGTACGTGCCGGAGATCGCCGCGCTGCAGGTGCTCGAAGACCTCGGCGACGACGGCACCGTGCGCACCCGGCCGCCGACGCGCGACATCACCCCGCGCATGCTGCTGTTGCACACCTCGGGGCTCGCCTACGACATGTTCGACAAGCGCTACGCCGTGCTCGGGCGGGAGCGGATGCGGCATCCCTCCTCCACTCCCCTCTGGGACTCGATCCAGACGCCGCTGCTGCACGACCCCGGCGAACGCTGGACGTACGGCACATCGATGGACTGGATGGGCCTGATCATCGCCGCCGTGCGCGGGCAGCGGCTCGAAGACGTCTTCGCCGAGCGGATCTATGCCCCCTGCGGTATGACGTCGACGTCGTTCGACGTCACCGCCGAGATGCGCTCGCGACTGTCACCGGTGTATCGCCACCAGCGCGATGGCTCGGTGGTCGCGACCAAGGTGTCACCGCCCGATACCCCCGAGCTCGACATGGGTGGACAAGGACTGTTCTCGACCGTGCCCGATCTGCTTGCGCTGCTGCGCGTGTGGCTCGGCGACGGCTCGGCGCCCGGAGGCCGCGTGCTGCACCCCGAAACCCTTGCCTGGGCGACGCAGGGCGCGCCCGGAGTCGTCGTCACTCCCCTGCCGTCGGCGATCCCCGCGCTCACGCGCGAGGCCGACTTCTTTCCGGGCGCACGCAAGAGCTGGGCATACTCGTTTCTGCGTAATGACGACGACGTGCCCGGCGGGCGCCGGGCGGGCTCGCTCACCTGGGCGGGGCTGGCGAACGTCTTCTACTGGATCGACCGCACCTCAGGCGTCGCCGCAGTGTGGGCGACGCAGCTGCTGCCCTTCTTCGACCCGATCGCCGAGGAGGGCGTGGCGGCGTTCGAGCGCGGGGTGTATTCGGAGTAG
- a CDS encoding prepilin peptidase — protein sequence MPAPALVISLVLVGLFGFAVGSLVNVVVTRVPAGVVAPAFPVRFRLVELSTAVVFVGVTAWVLLTDVASGGPATDLAVSDWAAASLVLVAFLYLAAVSIALVLIDIDVHRLPNAIVMPSYPVGLALLGGAAALRGDGAAVARMLIGGGVLYLFYVMLRLIQPRGMGGGDVKLAGVLGMYLGWVGWVPLIVGALSAFVIGGLVSVVLMAAGRAHRRTTIAFGPFMLVGSWAGLTVGPVIAQWYLGLSSS from the coding sequence ATGCCCGCACCCGCGCTCGTCATCTCGCTGGTGCTGGTGGGGCTGTTCGGCTTCGCGGTCGGTTCACTCGTCAACGTCGTCGTGACGCGCGTGCCCGCGGGGGTTGTGGCTCCGGCCTTCCCTGTGCGGTTCCGGCTCGTCGAGCTCTCAACCGCGGTCGTCTTTGTCGGCGTGACGGCATGGGTCCTCCTCACCGACGTTGCCTCTGGCGGACCGGCGACGGATCTCGCGGTGAGTGACTGGGCCGCGGCATCCCTCGTCCTCGTGGCGTTTCTGTACCTCGCTGCCGTGAGCATCGCGCTGGTGCTGATTGATATCGATGTGCATCGACTGCCCAATGCGATCGTGATGCCGTCGTACCCCGTCGGACTTGCGTTGCTCGGCGGTGCGGCGGCCCTTCGCGGCGACGGTGCGGCCGTGGCGCGCATGCTCATCGGCGGAGGCGTGCTGTACCTCTTCTACGTGATGCTGCGCCTGATTCAGCCGAGAGGCATGGGCGGCGGCGACGTGAAGCTCGCCGGCGTGCTCGGAATGTACTTGGGATGGGTCGGATGGGTGCCGCTCATCGTCGGCGCGCTGTCTGCATTCGTGATCGGCGGGCTCGTGAGCGTTGTGCTGATGGCGGCGGGGCGTGCACATCGGCGAACGACGATTGCGTTCGGCCCCTTCATGCTCGTCGGGTCATGGGCGGGGCTGACGGTCGGCCCTGTCATCGCACAGTGGTATCTCGGCCTGTCGTCGTCATGA
- the pilO gene encoding type 4a pilus biogenesis protein PilO: MDKFRLSLIVIAALAVGVLAGGWFLGVQPQLDRISTAEAQTASIAQLNDVQQIKNAALRADNEHLGDDKRQLAALEKAIPASRSQQALINQFDAAAKAADVTIRTLTFSDASAYAAPTGVTVGLPSAGALVEVPLTMAVNGSRADLEKFVGNLQDSPRIVTISESRYTGPDDASMNLTGLTWVLVPAQ, from the coding sequence ATGGACAAATTCCGCCTCAGTCTCATCGTCATCGCCGCGCTCGCTGTCGGCGTTCTCGCGGGCGGCTGGTTTCTCGGCGTGCAACCCCAGCTGGACCGGATTTCAACCGCCGAGGCACAGACGGCGTCGATCGCTCAGCTCAACGACGTGCAGCAGATCAAGAACGCAGCGTTGCGCGCAGACAACGAACACCTCGGCGACGACAAGCGTCAGCTCGCCGCTCTTGAGAAGGCGATTCCGGCCTCTCGCTCGCAGCAGGCGCTCATCAATCAGTTCGATGCCGCCGCCAAGGCAGCGGACGTCACCATCCGGACCCTGACGTTCTCCGATGCCTCGGCATACGCTGCCCCCACGGGTGTCACGGTCGGGCTGCCGTCCGCGGGCGCCCTCGTCGAAGTACCGCTCACCATGGCGGTGAATGGCTCGCGGGCCGACCTCGAGAAGTTCGTCGGCAACCTGCAGGATTCGCCACGGATCGTCACGATCAGCGAGAGCCGTTACACCGGACCCGATGACGCCTCGATGAACCTGACGGGACTGACCTGGGTGCTCGTTCCAGCACAATAG
- the pilM gene encoding pilus assembly protein PilM → MAAVVAIDLSRGGLRGVQVDSPYTSRPKISRFASVEVPDGTVFDGEILDQRRGADALNRLWKAGKFTTKKVVFGISNRKIVVREVTLPKPNGPRRKSALRFAVEGQVPIDLDDAILDFLPLREVSIKGEPYEEGLLVATVRSSLESTVNAVERSGRYVDAIDFSGFALRRLLPAPQRGAQAIINVGASTTTVVISTGTTPQFARIVASGGDDATRSIGRALGISFAEAESDKKERGLRGGAVAARDVEAEAVLRESAASLIDSIRNTLNFWGHAHPEHPVSSAVLTGGGSRLNGLAAVLTRALGVAVEYGDTMSAFTVGRAVRGADLDRWALELAAPLGVTIGARAAATPAAKSAKAGAAKGPKSGATKSAKKGGKK, encoded by the coding sequence ATGGCAGCAGTAGTCGCTATCGACCTCAGCCGCGGCGGACTGCGCGGCGTACAGGTCGACTCGCCGTATACGTCCCGTCCGAAGATCAGCCGGTTCGCCTCGGTGGAGGTTCCCGACGGGACCGTTTTCGACGGTGAGATCCTCGATCAGCGTCGGGGCGCCGATGCGCTCAATCGACTGTGGAAAGCAGGCAAGTTCACCACCAAGAAGGTCGTGTTCGGCATCAGCAATCGCAAGATCGTCGTGCGCGAGGTCACGCTGCCGAAACCGAACGGCCCGCGCCGCAAGAGTGCGCTCCGGTTCGCCGTCGAGGGGCAGGTGCCGATCGACCTCGACGACGCGATTCTCGACTTCCTTCCACTGCGGGAGGTCAGCATCAAGGGCGAGCCGTACGAAGAAGGCCTTCTCGTGGCCACCGTGCGCAGCAGCCTAGAGTCCACCGTGAACGCCGTGGAGAGGTCGGGCCGCTATGTCGACGCCATCGACTTCTCGGGTTTCGCATTGCGGCGTCTGCTTCCGGCACCACAGCGCGGCGCGCAGGCGATCATCAACGTCGGAGCATCGACCACCACGGTCGTCATCTCGACGGGCACGACTCCGCAGTTCGCGCGCATCGTCGCCAGCGGCGGAGACGACGCTACCCGCAGCATCGGACGCGCTCTCGGCATCAGCTTCGCAGAGGCAGAGTCCGACAAGAAGGAGCGGGGCTTGCGAGGCGGTGCGGTCGCCGCCCGAGACGTCGAGGCTGAGGCGGTGTTGCGCGAGAGCGCAGCGAGCCTGATCGACAGCATCCGCAACACGTTGAACTTCTGGGGCCACGCTCACCCGGAGCATCCCGTCTCCAGCGCGGTGCTCACCGGTGGCGGAAGCCGGCTGAACGGTCTCGCCGCCGTGCTGACGCGTGCGCTGGGTGTCGCTGTCGAATACGGAGACACGATGTCGGCGTTCACGGTCGGTCGCGCGGTGCGCGGCGCAGACCTCGACCGGTGGGCTCTCGAACTCGCAGCGCCTTTGGGCGTCACGATCGGGGCGCGAGCCGCGGCGACGCCCGCGGCGAAGAGCGCGAAGGCCGGCGCGGCGAAGGGCCCGAAGAGCGGCGCGACGAAGAGCGCGAAGAAGGGGGGCAAGAAGTGA
- a CDS encoding prepilin peptidase codes for MMGVPVWFIVMAMGIFGALIGSFLNVVIWRVPRGLSIVRPASACPQCDQPIAAYDNVPVFSYLLLRGRCRGCSAPISLRYPAVELATALAFAAVAWAAALGAYPVAIVPLLLYWVAISIALALIDLDHQKLPDVITLAAYPVTAVLLAAASALTGDFGRLLTAAIGLVALGGLYILLALGYRGGMGLGDVKLAGALGMLLGWFGWSQLIVGGFSAFVIGGIVGVVLMLTRRAGRRSRIPFGPFMLIGSWVGILAGPTLANVYLTATGLA; via the coding sequence ATGATGGGCGTTCCGGTCTGGTTCATCGTGATGGCGATGGGCATCTTCGGGGCGTTGATCGGCTCGTTCCTCAACGTCGTCATCTGGCGCGTGCCGCGCGGGCTCAGCATCGTGCGGCCCGCGAGCGCCTGCCCGCAGTGCGATCAGCCGATCGCCGCCTATGACAACGTGCCGGTCTTCTCCTACCTGCTGTTGCGCGGACGCTGCCGCGGATGCTCCGCGCCGATCTCGCTGCGATATCCGGCGGTGGAGCTCGCCACGGCCCTGGCCTTTGCAGCCGTCGCCTGGGCTGCCGCCCTCGGCGCCTATCCCGTCGCCATCGTGCCGCTCCTCCTTTACTGGGTCGCAATCAGCATCGCGCTCGCGCTGATCGACCTCGACCACCAGAAGCTGCCAGACGTCATCACCCTGGCCGCCTATCCGGTGACCGCAGTATTGCTGGCCGCGGCATCCGCTCTCACCGGCGACTTCGGCAGACTGCTCACTGCCGCTATCGGACTCGTCGCCCTCGGGGGTCTCTACATCCTGCTTGCGCTCGGCTATCGCGGCGGAATGGGTCTCGGCGACGTCAAACTCGCCGGCGCACTCGGAATGCTGCTGGGCTGGTTCGGCTGGTCGCAGTTGATCGTGGGCGGCTTCAGCGCGTTCGTCATCGGCGGGATCGTCGGCGTTGTGCTGATGCTCACCCGCCGGGCGGGGCGCCGCTCGCGCATTCCGTTCGGGCCGTTCATGCTGATCGGCTCGTGGGTCGGCATCCTGGCCGGGCCCACGCTGGCCAACGTCTACCTCACCGCGACCGGACTCGCATGA
- a CDS encoding PilW family protein — MTLIELVVAMGVFAILLTLVVSMFVNTARTFSDQRGAVGNSRLASTSMNEVTRIIRAGTEIPQWSNPVNDPVFVYAGTEKATVNAFIDAGTSDDPPPVKVEFARNANNELVETRWAAYHVHTTYWAFQTTSDYRRLIARSLLPPDADNPVFRYYTAAGDQLVPPSNGSLTTDQIRNIASVQVTMRVQGDGSGRVDPVEIQNMVGLPNLGVARVEVH; from the coding sequence ATGACGCTCATCGAGCTCGTCGTCGCCATGGGCGTGTTCGCCATCCTGCTCACGCTCGTCGTCTCCATGTTTGTGAACACGGCGCGCACGTTCAGCGATCAGCGTGGCGCGGTCGGCAACAGCCGCCTCGCCTCGACATCGATGAATGAAGTGACACGCATCATCCGCGCCGGCACGGAGATCCCGCAGTGGAGCAACCCGGTGAACGACCCCGTCTTCGTATACGCGGGGACCGAAAAGGCCACCGTGAACGCCTTCATCGACGCTGGGACTTCGGACGACCCGCCACCAGTCAAGGTCGAGTTCGCCCGAAACGCGAACAACGAGCTCGTCGAGACCCGCTGGGCCGCGTACCACGTGCACACCACCTATTGGGCGTTCCAAACCACGAGCGACTACCGCCGTCTCATCGCGCGGTCATTGCTGCCGCCCGACGCCGACAACCCGGTGTTCCGGTACTACACCGCCGCCGGAGACCAGCTCGTGCCGCCTTCGAACGGAAGCCTCACCACCGACCAGATCCGCAATATCGCCAGCGTGCAGGTCACCATGCGGGTGCAGGGCGACGGCAGCGGCCGCGTGGATCCCGTCGAGATCCAGAACATGGTCGGCCTGCCCAACCTGGGCGTCGCACGCGTGGAGGTCCACTGA
- a CDS encoding carboxypeptidase-like regulatory domain-containing protein, which yields MVVAMLIFAIVMTGFLYTVTASLVTTRDTRARVVAANLAAQQIDLARSAASVFSVNNHTLDPISLNGDTFHVSVKTSWVTDSGSTASCEAGEASGSLSYKQVTVEVTWDNMRDGAQPVRSDTAITPKTKINNPTLGTVLVGVVNAAGTAVSGATVSLSPSNGVASVATDSDGCAYLLKVPADTYTVTASKSGYIAFSNGLQTESPTATVPVTAGSSSRISFAMDQAATFMASYAPDASNDPDIPKNLTTTFLSTYGNFSLTATSSNTPQSYLLYPFSSGYSVIAGAYVESGADSSVPSCLAPDPSQWIAADGTVGARPAPVGGIPGSTVDVSVPMGVVSFSSANSGDRRGRDNYLTAVYVGTGDGDPGCQKGMAYSFEDVISSNSATIALPYGTWELYRGKAVGSKETLIRSGNFTVRTGGSAANGVIVLDPRATE from the coding sequence GTGGTCGTCGCCATGCTCATCTTCGCGATCGTCATGACCGGCTTCCTCTACACGGTCACTGCGAGCCTGGTCACCACCCGCGACACTCGAGCGCGGGTGGTGGCCGCCAATCTCGCCGCGCAGCAGATCGACCTCGCTCGATCTGCTGCCAGCGTCTTCAGCGTGAACAACCACACGCTGGACCCGATTTCACTCAACGGCGACACGTTCCACGTCTCAGTGAAAACATCGTGGGTCACCGACAGCGGCAGCACCGCCAGTTGCGAAGCGGGCGAGGCATCGGGTTCCCTCTCGTACAAGCAGGTGACGGTCGAGGTGACCTGGGACAACATGCGCGACGGCGCGCAGCCGGTCCGAAGCGACACCGCCATCACTCCGAAGACCAAGATCAACAACCCCACCTTGGGCACCGTGCTCGTCGGTGTCGTAAATGCCGCTGGCACCGCGGTCAGCGGTGCGACCGTCAGCTTGTCGCCGTCCAACGGTGTCGCCTCCGTCGCGACTGACAGCGACGGTTGCGCCTACCTGCTCAAGGTCCCCGCCGACACGTACACGGTTACGGCCTCCAAGTCGGGGTATATCGCCTTCTCCAACGGCTTACAGACGGAATCGCCCACCGCCACGGTCCCCGTGACCGCGGGCAGTTCGTCCCGCATCAGCTTCGCGATGGACCAGGCTGCGACCTTCATGGCTTCATATGCTCCTGATGCGTCGAACGATCCGGACATCCCGAAGAACCTGACCACCACCTTCCTGTCGACGTACGGCAACTTCTCGTTGACGGCCACGTCCAGCAATACTCCGCAGTCATACCTGCTCTACCCCTTCTCTTCGGGCTACAGCGTGATCGCCGGCGCGTACGTCGAATCGGGCGCCGATTCTTCGGTACCCAGCTGCCTAGCCCCCGACCCAAGCCAATGGATCGCTGCAGACGGGACTGTCGGCGCCCGCCCCGCGCCGGTCGGGGGAATCCCCGGCAGCACGGTCGACGTCAGCGTGCCGATGGGCGTCGTCTCATTCTCATCTGCCAACAGCGGCGACCGGAGGGGCCGTGATAACTACTTGACCGCTGTATATGTCGGAACCGGTGACGGCGATCCTGGGTGTCAGAAGGGCATGGCCTACTCCTTCGAGGACGTCATAAGTTCGAACTCGGCCACCATCGCACTGCCCTACGGAACATGGGAGCTGTATCGAGGGAAGGCAGTTGGTTCGAAGGAGACGCTGATCAGAAGCGGCAACTTCACAGTCCGGACCGGCGGCAGCGCTGCGAACGGAGTCATCGTGCTGGACCCGCGGGCCACAGAATGA